A single window of Candidatus Neomarinimicrobiota bacterium DNA harbors:
- the pilM gene encoding pilus assembly protein PilM: protein MARAKKIRIGIDIGTNAIKVAAYYTKKSSRKHAKLLKYDYLEEDVVKDVREINETHVMNGVKTLLSELPYKRADINVGLSAKYQNLFFLQLPQIATHELKQALFWELSPLLADPADNYDYDFTVLPQSQKKKLNVLLAVIKKNRIEWLTKVFKSLSTNIRVLETSTLPTVQLFHKMNPKITEAVGILQLGGTNSHYTIIDSAQHPEFLYLPFGGNNLNSIIAKSADISFIEVEYLRRGVLEVSSNDQPITALYMENKIVGQKLKELSLTIRKLNFRHFYNTGQKVEKLYVTGGLLNDSFIKSFFTLSEEIMEIPAEIWDPMSEFFPDIEVTTGNQYQFSTAIGLALR, encoded by the coding sequence GTGGCTAGAGCAAAAAAAATAAGAATCGGTATAGATATTGGGACCAATGCTATCAAGGTGGCCGCATACTATACTAAAAAAAGTAGCCGTAAACATGCCAAGCTATTAAAGTACGACTATCTTGAAGAGGATGTTGTTAAAGATGTGCGTGAGATAAATGAAACTCACGTCATGAATGGTGTCAAAACCCTCTTGTCTGAATTGCCCTATAAACGAGCCGATATCAACGTGGGTCTCAGTGCAAAATATCAGAACCTGTTTTTCCTGCAACTTCCCCAGATCGCTACACACGAATTGAAGCAGGCTCTTTTTTGGGAATTGTCTCCCCTACTGGCTGATCCTGCCGATAACTATGACTATGACTTTACCGTCCTGCCACAATCGCAGAAGAAAAAACTGAATGTCTTACTCGCTGTTATAAAGAAGAATCGAATTGAGTGGCTAACCAAAGTTTTCAAGTCGCTTTCTACCAATATTAGAGTGTTGGAAACCAGTACCTTGCCCACCGTTCAACTATTTCATAAAATGAATCCTAAAATCACTGAAGCGGTTGGTATTTTGCAATTGGGTGGTACAAATTCACACTATACGATTATTGATTCTGCCCAGCATCCTGAATTTCTCTATCTTCCTTTTGGTGGCAACAATCTCAACTCCATTATTGCCAAGTCTGCAGATATTTCATTTATCGAAGTGGAATACTTGCGCAGGGGAGTCCTTGAGGTCAGCTCAAATGACCAGCCGATTACAGCATTGTACATGGAAAACAAAATCGTCGGGCAGAAGCTCAAAGAATTATCCCTGACCATTCGCAAATTAAACTTCAGACACTTTTATAATACCGGCCAGAAGGTTGAGAAACTTTATGTTACAGGTGGCTTGCTAAATGATTCATTCATCAAATCCTTTTTTACCTTATCTGAAGAGATTATGGAAATCCCTGCTGAGATATGGGATCCTATGTCGGAATTCTTTCCAGATATAGAAGTTACCACCGGTAATCAATATCAATTTTCCACGGCAATTGGGTTGGCTCTGAGATAG
- a CDS encoding MFS transporter, whose product MAVFPVSKFTLLVNRNISFLWVGQLVSQAGDSITHMAVIWLMLDITGSPSMTGFIAFAATAPALIFGLFSGVLADHYRRRTLMLISDIARFFLILLIPLFYSLDMLSPLLLATIVFAAASFGTLFNPARDAIIPELVHKSQLLKINALIQSTGYLAYFVGLFGAGMLLSALGIVNLFFLDSGTFLISFLMIMLISYKRGEKRATTYENRHLSELKKGLRYVIYEDRRLFWIILITALNNLFIMGPAVVGTPLLIKEVWDGSGRDFAFIESSYGVGMLIATIFVYRYASRYKKGTWLMLGLIYDGLTFIPLYWVGRLGFDPFWLTLSIIFIHSLGIPFIQVTRTTLIHSLVPGHMQGRVFSMVNLAVIGVMSISVALTGVLAEWISPRTIFLLIGVGAAMSGLMGLSMKTIRDAD is encoded by the coding sequence GTGGCTGTATTTCCAGTGAGTAAATTCACACTTCTCGTTAATCGTAATATCTCCTTTCTGTGGGTGGGGCAACTCGTTTCCCAAGCCGGTGACAGTATTACACATATGGCTGTTATCTGGTTGATGCTGGACATCACGGGATCGCCTTCCATGACAGGTTTTATTGCCTTCGCTGCCACTGCTCCCGCGCTAATTTTTGGATTGTTTTCAGGTGTACTGGCTGATCATTATCGGCGTAGAACGCTCATGCTCATTAGCGATATCGCTCGATTTTTTCTCATCCTGCTCATCCCCCTATTCTACTCTTTGGATATGCTAAGCCCCCTGCTTCTGGCTACAATTGTTTTTGCTGCTGCATCCTTTGGAACCCTTTTTAATCCTGCCAGGGACGCCATCATCCCTGAGTTGGTTCATAAATCTCAGCTGCTGAAGATCAATGCTCTAATCCAGTCGACTGGCTACCTTGCCTATTTTGTCGGTTTATTTGGTGCTGGTATGCTTCTCTCCGCCCTGGGTATAGTGAATCTCTTTTTTCTAGATTCAGGAACCTTTTTAATATCATTTCTCATGATTATGCTGATTTCATATAAACGTGGTGAGAAACGAGCAACTACTTATGAAAACCGGCATCTTTCCGAGCTCAAAAAGGGCTTAAGATATGTCATTTATGAAGACCGCCGACTTTTCTGGATCATTCTAATAACAGCATTGAATAATCTTTTTATCATGGGTCCTGCCGTGGTGGGTACGCCATTGCTAATCAAAGAGGTCTGGGATGGAAGTGGTAGAGATTTTGCCTTCATTGAGTCCAGTTACGGAGTAGGCATGCTCATTGCCACAATCTTTGTATATCGTTATGCCAGCAGATACAAAAAGGGGACCTGGCTCATGCTGGGATTGATTTATGATGGACTAACCTTCATCCCTCTCTATTGGGTGGGACGTCTTGGTTTTGATCCGTTTTGGTTGACCCTATCAATCATATTTATCCATTCTCTGGGTATCCCGTTTATACAGGTTACCAGAACCACTCTGATCCACTCCCTGGTTCCTGGACATATGCAGGGACGTGTTTTTTCTATGGTTAATCTTGCCGTCATTGGTGTGATGTCAATTTCAGTCGCCTTGACGGGTGTTCTGGCGGAATGGATTTCACCTCGCACCATTTTCCTTTTAATTGGAGTGGGCGCGGCCATGAGCGGTTTGATGGGATTATCAATGAAAACAATACGAGATGCGGATTAA
- a CDS encoding CoA pyrophosphatase — MDHFIPNLSKLLKQPLPGWTAQKHLMPEGRELEILGHNLHPAAVLISLYHQDGEWLFPLIRRTVDGFAHSGQIALPGGRRDGAESDIQTALREAHEEVNILPENVEVIGKTSVLPIPVSNHIVQPVVGYTQHKPDFIPEPKEVAEIFSVSITSLCEREIQYELRHFKKQDWEIPFFEINGHKVWGATAMILSEFRTLVTKVV; from the coding sequence ATGGATCATTTTATCCCTAATCTGAGCAAACTCCTAAAACAGCCCCTACCTGGCTGGACGGCTCAAAAGCACCTCATGCCAGAGGGACGTGAATTAGAAATCCTTGGTCATAATCTACATCCTGCAGCCGTGCTGATCTCCCTTTACCATCAAGATGGAGAGTGGCTTTTTCCGTTGATTCGACGAACGGTGGATGGTTTTGCTCACAGCGGGCAAATTGCTCTCCCAGGCGGCCGACGGGATGGTGCTGAGAGCGATATCCAAACTGCTTTGCGGGAAGCCCATGAAGAGGTAAATATTTTACCCGAAAATGTTGAGGTGATTGGAAAGACCAGTGTGCTGCCCATCCCTGTGAGTAATCATATCGTTCAACCTGTGGTGGGATATACTCAGCATAAACCAGACTTCATCCCAGAGCCCAAAGAGGTTGCAGAGATATTTAGTGTTTCGATTACGTCACTCTGTGAAAGGGAAATTCAATACGAATTGCGACACTTTAAAAAGCAAGACTGGGAAATCCCATTTTTTGAAATAAATGGACACAAAGTTTGGGGAGCCACAGCCATGATCTTAAGTGAGTTTCGGACCCTGGTGACTAAAGTGGTCTAA
- a CDS encoding HDIG domain-containing protein — protein sequence MVLDRQSAWDLLCEYTVSDSLRKHALGVEATMRAMAGKYGGDPEVWGITGLLHDFDYEKYPTAEEHPYKGVEILKGLGYPQEILDAIMGHAEYTGVERKTVMAKSLFAVDELVGFVFAVTYVRPSKAVRDVVSRSIRKKLKQKSFAASVNRDDIVQGILELELDENEHFQFVIDALTGVAQEVGLAGTALE from the coding sequence ATGGTGCTCGATCGCCAATCAGCCTGGGATTTGCTGTGTGAATACACAGTGAGTGATTCTTTGAGAAAACATGCCCTTGGGGTAGAAGCCACCATGCGCGCCATGGCAGGCAAATATGGGGGTGACCCTGAGGTCTGGGGTATCACAGGCTTGCTTCACGATTTTGATTATGAAAAATATCCAACTGCTGAAGAGCATCCCTATAAGGGCGTCGAAATTCTCAAAGGACTGGGATATCCCCAGGAAATCCTAGATGCTATTATGGGACATGCTGAATATACAGGTGTGGAAAGAAAAACAGTGATGGCCAAATCTTTGTTTGCCGTCGATGAGTTGGTGGGATTTGTTTTTGCAGTGACCTATGTTCGGCCAAGTAAAGCCGTTCGTGATGTGGTGTCAAGATCAATCAGGAAAAAGTTGAAACAAAAGTCCTTCGCTGCCAGCGTCAATAGAGATGATATCGTCCAGGGAATTCTGGAACTTGAGCTTGATGAGAATGAACATTTCCAATTTGTGATTGATGCTTTGACAGGTGTTGCCCAGGAAGTGGGTCTGGCCGGTACAGCGCTAGAATAA
- the mutS gene encoding DNA mismatch repair protein MutS produces MSAKQKKTDDGTTPLMKQYLEIKAKYPDVLLLYRMGDFYETFGDDAKVTSKVLGITLTSRSNGKAAKVPLAGFPYHALDAYLYKYMQAGLRVAICEQVEDPKQAKGIVKRQVVEVATPGSAMSEHFLTAKESNYLVCVFAGNKRIGLSFLDVSTGKFSVLELLPNQLRAFLAGLSPREILLSEDDSESESYLGHGKWLITRVESWVFNIDFAQSELTKQFKTQGLKGFGMSGMKAGTSAAGAILYYLQSYQGRDLKHVTGIQSLSADDWMTIDDDSLRNLELFRSLRGGDEGTLISALDESVTSGGGRLLRDWLHKPLLDKERIENRLDQVQVFFEHSELRQKLREILKQIADLERLLSKLSSTRGSGRDLAGLRSSIQLLPELAKLLDDKHIHKIGLHVEALPDVSPLLAELERLIVDEPPVSVKNGGLIRDGIDPELDEIRGIARNAKAWLVEFQATERQRLGISSLKIGYNRVFGYYIDITNTHKDLVPEDYIRKQTLVNSERFITEELKEYEEKVLHAEERYTAREYEIFDDLRIQVLTEAVNIQAIADFIARLDVVSTFAKISYDRNYCRPELNQSLQIEISNGRHPVIEQLLPVDEAFIPNDLLIDASADQILLITGPNMAGKSTYLRQVGLLVLLAQIGCFIPADKAKIGMVDRIFTRVGASDNLAGGESTFLVEMNETANILNNATQRSLILLDEIGRGTSTYDGLAIAWALIEYLHGKTEQAARTLFATHYHELTKLEGILPRLKNYNVAVREYDEKVIFLRKIVPGGASKSYGIHVAQMAGVPLPVIQRANEILSDLDSGEISVRSDEISESTPTFDTHQMSLFDKQERVLRDKLKGLKLDQMTPLEAMVLLDEMAKSIGEDN; encoded by the coding sequence ATGTCAGCAAAGCAAAAAAAGACCGATGATGGCACGACGCCACTCATGAAACAATATCTGGAGATCAAGGCCAAGTATCCCGATGTATTGCTTTTATATCGTATGGGCGATTTCTATGAAACCTTTGGCGATGATGCCAAAGTTACTTCAAAAGTCCTGGGTATAACCCTTACAAGTCGTTCCAACGGCAAGGCTGCCAAGGTTCCTCTGGCGGGATTTCCCTATCATGCCCTGGATGCATACCTTTATAAATATATGCAGGCGGGTCTGCGTGTGGCCATTTGCGAACAGGTGGAGGATCCCAAACAAGCCAAGGGTATTGTAAAAAGACAGGTCGTGGAAGTTGCCACCCCAGGCTCCGCCATGAGCGAACATTTCCTGACTGCCAAGGAGTCCAATTATCTGGTTTGTGTTTTTGCCGGGAATAAACGAATTGGCTTATCCTTCCTGGATGTATCAACTGGGAAATTCAGTGTTTTGGAGCTTCTCCCTAATCAATTGAGGGCGTTTCTCGCTGGTTTGTCCCCCCGTGAAATATTGTTGTCTGAGGATGATTCTGAATCGGAATCCTATCTTGGCCATGGAAAATGGTTAATAACCAGAGTAGAGAGCTGGGTTTTCAATATAGATTTTGCACAGAGTGAGCTTACCAAACAATTCAAAACCCAGGGACTCAAGGGTTTTGGGATGAGCGGGATGAAAGCCGGGACTTCGGCAGCCGGTGCCATATTGTATTATTTGCAGAGTTACCAGGGTCGGGATTTGAAACACGTGACCGGAATTCAGAGTCTCAGTGCCGATGACTGGATGACCATTGATGATGATTCACTCCGAAACCTTGAATTGTTCCGATCCCTCAGGGGTGGTGATGAGGGGACCCTGATTTCTGCCCTGGATGAATCTGTAACCTCTGGTGGTGGTCGACTTCTCCGTGATTGGCTCCACAAGCCCCTTTTAGACAAAGAGCGCATCGAGAATCGCCTGGATCAGGTGCAGGTCTTTTTTGAACATTCAGAATTACGTCAGAAGCTGCGCGAAATATTAAAGCAAATCGCCGATCTGGAACGATTGCTTTCAAAATTGAGTTCAACCCGTGGCTCAGGCCGTGATTTGGCAGGTCTTAGAAGTTCCATCCAGCTATTACCCGAACTTGCGAAGCTTCTTGACGACAAGCATATTCATAAAATTGGTCTCCACGTCGAAGCCTTACCTGATGTCAGTCCACTCCTTGCCGAGCTGGAACGTCTTATTGTAGATGAACCACCCGTTTCCGTAAAGAATGGGGGGTTAATCCGTGATGGCATTGACCCTGAGTTGGATGAGATTCGCGGTATTGCCCGCAATGCCAAGGCCTGGCTGGTGGAATTTCAAGCTACTGAAAGACAGCGTCTGGGAATTTCATCCCTGAAAATTGGCTACAACCGCGTATTTGGCTACTATATAGATATTACCAACACCCACAAAGATCTGGTTCCTGAAGATTATATCCGCAAACAGACCCTGGTGAATTCTGAGCGCTTTATTACTGAAGAGCTCAAAGAATATGAAGAAAAGGTTCTTCATGCTGAAGAGCGCTATACAGCCCGGGAGTACGAAATATTTGATGATCTCAGAATCCAGGTGCTGACAGAAGCTGTCAATATCCAGGCGATTGCTGATTTTATCGCCAGGCTGGATGTGGTAAGTACCTTTGCAAAAATATCCTATGACCGAAACTACTGTCGTCCTGAACTGAACCAAAGTCTCCAAATTGAGATCAGCAATGGGCGGCATCCTGTTATAGAACAGTTGCTCCCTGTAGATGAGGCCTTCATTCCCAATGATCTGCTTATCGACGCTTCAGCAGATCAGATATTGTTAATTACCGGTCCAAATATGGCAGGGAAGTCCACTTATCTGCGACAGGTAGGGCTGTTGGTGCTTCTGGCACAGATTGGTTGCTTTATTCCAGCCGATAAGGCTAAAATCGGTATGGTGGATAGAATCTTTACTCGCGTTGGTGCCTCAGATAACCTGGCTGGTGGAGAATCAACTTTTCTGGTTGAAATGAATGAAACTGCCAACATTCTCAACAATGCCACTCAACGCAGCCTGATCCTCCTGGATGAGATCGGCCGTGGAACTTCCACCTACGATGGCCTGGCCATTGCCTGGGCCCTTATTGAATATCTCCATGGAAAAACCGAACAGGCCGCCCGCACTCTTTTTGCCACACATTATCATGAATTAACCAAGCTGGAAGGCATTCTGCCCCGTTTGAAGAATTACAATGTGGCTGTCCGTGAATACGATGAGAAGGTCATCTTCCTGAGGAAGATAGTTCCTGGTGGTGCCAGCAAGTCTTATGGTATCCATGTAGCTCAGATGGCAGGAGTGCCCCTGCCGGTGATCCAGCGTGCCAATGAAATCCTGTCTGATCTTGATTCTGGCGAAATTAGTGTACGCTCCGATGAAATTAGTGAGTCCACTCCAACCTTTGATACCCACCAGATGTCCCTTTTTGATAAGCAGGAGCGGGTGCTCCGTGACAAGCTTAAGGGGTTAAAGCTGGACCAGATGACACCTCTTGAAGCAATGGTGCTTTTAGATGAGATGGCCAAGAGCATCGGCGAAGATAACTAG
- the selB gene encoding selenocysteine-specific translation elongation factor has translation MQKVIGLAGHIDHGKTALVKALTGVDTDRLEEEKRRGVTIDIGIAFYSEDVTFIDVPGHEKFIKNMVTGVSTVDAAMLVIAADDGVMPQTREHLDILHILGIRKILVALNKSDLVDPDWLELVAEEVATYLTDRGYPDTKIIPVSATTGQGIEDLRGALDQTISEIKSQDRQGVFRLPIDRVFSVKGFGTVVTGTVLSHELRKGQSVELFPQESTFPVRGLQSHHLEVDKIKFGDRGAINLGGASVEELGRGAFLGSPGMFQTGTTWVAELSVLPHWKKPVKEADRIHVHVGTGKREARVHLLEANQCDPGQTMMAQFFFEESISAGFKEKMVIRYLSPEETLGGAELLWAMDHRLKKQDKHLPILKSLITDDLSVLINATMDFFNRPLNRREIARYLSVAESKVHTLLQKSEDFKSHQDKFIKRSLYARSLAQIQQVLENYHEKEPLGKGLPREKLTDLGQANREFVLASALGEGILKNQGDLWQLSGHQGTLDKGDEQAKQKIVDIFNHSNFSSPSMDELKGSLNAQEYSVLQWMIQHKELVRIDKDFHLLNVQVDYFIEALKKWFRSNPELTVAQLREFIPTTRKYILPMLNYAERKGLLLRDGDVRRWVGEEL, from the coding sequence ATGCAAAAAGTAATCGGATTAGCCGGTCATATTGACCACGGAAAAACAGCTCTGGTCAAAGCACTCACCGGTGTGGATACAGATCGTCTCGAGGAAGAAAAACGACGGGGTGTGACCATAGATATTGGTATCGCCTTTTATAGTGAAGATGTCACCTTTATCGATGTCCCCGGCCACGAAAAGTTCATTAAGAACATGGTCACTGGAGTCAGCACTGTGGATGCCGCCATGCTGGTGATTGCTGCTGATGATGGGGTTATGCCCCAGACCCGTGAACACCTGGATATTTTGCACATTCTTGGCATTAGAAAAATTCTGGTGGCTCTGAACAAATCAGATCTCGTTGATCCTGACTGGCTTGAATTGGTTGCTGAAGAAGTGGCCACCTATCTCACTGACAGGGGCTATCCTGACACCAAAATTATCCCTGTGTCAGCCACAACGGGGCAGGGAATTGAAGATTTGCGAGGAGCTCTCGATCAAACCATTTCTGAAATAAAAAGTCAGGATAGGCAGGGTGTCTTTCGTCTTCCCATTGATCGGGTTTTCTCAGTCAAAGGTTTCGGTACAGTTGTAACTGGAACCGTGCTCTCCCATGAGTTGAGAAAAGGTCAAAGTGTGGAGCTTTTTCCACAGGAAAGTACCTTTCCCGTGCGTGGACTCCAGTCCCATCATCTTGAAGTGGATAAAATCAAATTTGGTGATCGGGGAGCTATCAATCTCGGTGGTGCCAGCGTCGAAGAACTGGGTAGGGGTGCCTTTCTGGGCAGTCCTGGCATGTTTCAGACGGGGACCACCTGGGTAGCAGAGTTGAGTGTCTTGCCGCACTGGAAAAAGCCGGTCAAAGAAGCAGATCGTATCCATGTCCATGTTGGAACAGGAAAACGTGAGGCCCGAGTCCATCTCCTGGAAGCCAACCAATGCGATCCAGGTCAAACCATGATGGCACAATTCTTCTTTGAAGAATCGATTTCAGCAGGCTTTAAGGAAAAAATGGTCATCCGATATCTATCCCCTGAGGAGACTCTTGGTGGCGCCGAATTACTCTGGGCCATGGACCATCGATTGAAGAAGCAGGATAAGCATCTTCCGATTCTTAAATCCCTAATAACAGATGATCTATCTGTTTTGATAAACGCCACAATGGATTTCTTTAATCGGCCCTTAAATAGACGAGAAATTGCCCGCTATCTCAGTGTGGCAGAGTCCAAGGTTCACACCTTGCTCCAGAAATCAGAGGATTTTAAAAGTCACCAGGATAAGTTCATCAAACGCTCACTATATGCCAGGAGCCTTGCTCAAATCCAACAGGTTCTAGAGAATTACCATGAGAAAGAACCGCTTGGCAAGGGTTTACCCAGAGAGAAACTGACCGATCTGGGCCAAGCCAATCGTGAATTTGTCCTGGCCTCTGCTCTGGGAGAGGGCATCCTTAAGAATCAAGGTGATCTCTGGCAGCTATCCGGGCATCAGGGCACTCTGGACAAAGGAGATGAACAGGCAAAACAAAAAATCGTGGATATTTTCAATCATTCCAATTTTTCATCACCCTCCATGGATGAGTTGAAAGGATCTTTGAATGCTCAGGAGTATTCAGTCCTCCAGTGGATGATTCAGCATAAGGAGCTGGTGCGCATCGATAAGGATTTCCACTTGCTCAACGTTCAGGTTGATTACTTCATAGAGGCTCTGAAAAAATGGTTCAGAAGTAATCCTGAATTGACTGTGGCACAGTTGCGAGAGTTCATCCCTACCACCAGGAAGTACATCCTACCCATGCTGAACTATGCCGAGCGCAAAGGCTTACTCCTTCGCGATGGAGATGTCAGACGCTGGGTCGGTGAGGAACTCTAG
- a CDS encoding Nramp family divalent metal transporter produces MNSSIKWQSRLKALGPGLLWAGAAVGVSHLVQSTRAGANYGFALLWVVVVANIFKYTAFEFGPRYAAAMGESLLDGYQRVGKWALVAFLIPTFGTMFVLQAAVTIVTAGLASKIFGTSMSPLAWSAVILAVCAGVLTIGKYRVLDKLIKLIIVILSISTIVAVLTALGHGSSAKVDFIRPQLWNVAGVSFMVALIGWMPSAIDISVWHSLWTIERRKETGSAPSLADSLFDFRLGYFGTAILALGFLSLGGLIMYGTGESFSPSGSKFAGQFITLYTSTLGSWSYPVVAVAALTTMFSTTLTVTDAFPRVLKRSTEIVFPHRYDGKDNRSLYWIWMVIVLGGSLVIIGLFMSGMTLLVDLATTLAFLTAPILAYINYRAVTGPWMPEEGRPGPKLLLFNWVSMAFLAGFALFFLIWHFILN; encoded by the coding sequence ATGAATAGCTCTATCAAGTGGCAATCACGTCTCAAAGCCTTAGGTCCTGGTCTATTATGGGCTGGAGCTGCAGTCGGTGTTTCCCATCTGGTCCAGAGTACCCGGGCTGGTGCGAATTATGGTTTTGCCTTACTCTGGGTTGTGGTAGTAGCAAATATTTTCAAATATACTGCCTTTGAATTCGGTCCCCGGTATGCAGCCGCCATGGGTGAAAGTCTCCTCGATGGCTATCAACGGGTGGGTAAATGGGCGCTGGTAGCCTTCCTGATTCCAACCTTTGGGACCATGTTTGTCCTTCAGGCAGCGGTTACCATTGTAACTGCAGGATTGGCATCAAAAATTTTTGGTACCAGTATGAGCCCCCTGGCCTGGAGCGCTGTGATTCTTGCCGTTTGCGCAGGAGTATTAACCATTGGGAAATATCGGGTTCTTGACAAGTTGATTAAGCTGATCATCGTGATTTTGAGCATTTCAACCATTGTGGCTGTTTTGACGGCCCTCGGGCATGGTTCATCAGCAAAAGTGGATTTTATTCGACCACAACTTTGGAATGTTGCAGGGGTCTCCTTTATGGTAGCCCTCATTGGCTGGATGCCTTCTGCCATTGATATTTCTGTATGGCATTCACTCTGGACTATTGAAAGACGCAAAGAAACTGGGTCAGCGCCAAGCCTGGCAGATTCACTGTTTGATTTCAGGTTGGGATATTTTGGGACAGCTATTCTAGCCCTTGGTTTTCTGAGTTTAGGCGGTCTTATCATGTATGGCACCGGTGAATCATTCTCACCCTCGGGGAGCAAGTTTGCTGGTCAATTCATAACCCTGTATACCTCAACCCTGGGAAGCTGGAGTTATCCAGTAGTGGCCGTTGCGGCGCTTACCACCATGTTTAGTACGACCCTTACTGTGACAGATGCCTTTCCCAGAGTATTAAAACGGTCCACAGAAATAGTATTTCCCCACAGATATGATGGAAAAGATAATAGGTCACTCTACTGGATCTGGATGGTGATCGTGCTGGGAGGAAGCCTGGTTATTATTGGTCTCTTTATGAGCGGCATGACCCTACTTGTCGATCTGGCCACAACCCTGGCATTTCTGACAGCCCCCATCCTGGCCTATATCAATTATCGGGCAGTGACTGGCCCATGGATGCCAGAGGAGGGAAGACCTGGTCCAAAACTTTTGCTATTTAACTGGGTTAGCATGGCTTTCCTGGCTGGCTTTGCACTCTTCTTTCTAATCTGGCACTTCATTCTGAATTGA